The Niastella koreensis GR20-10 genome includes a window with the following:
- a CDS encoding T9SS type A sorting domain-containing protein produces the protein MNFNTGGATTLVYDGKNSIGYEYDASLPTPAFNSLPANNVLTDATAMAMQTGSTRLYFVNKPISGVPADLCYYGTNPGVNSGNPSAFRLKNQPLTTNTTSLITRMTMDTQGQGYAITDDGLEFIRFTADATSVTVTKRGALVDDISNGSNSVLLENGGDIVCDGSGNLILITFAGKVYKINNAANDNVATWVYSIPNFPSTGCQSVAIGPDGTFIIGGRYLNVYKYTLSTNAFTQLTATGGFASIDFASCTMPPKPARVAVNETPTAPLNAEVSARVLPNPFKKELNLQVQLTTAENVKVRLVDFYGRTVYTTTRQMGAGTNSLNLSVPGNLSAGIYVVDIWAGNNHLLQKKLVKQ, from the coding sequence GTGAATTTTAATACCGGAGGGGCCACTACTCTCGTTTATGATGGAAAAAACAGCATCGGTTATGAATATGATGCTTCTCTGCCTACCCCTGCCTTTAATTCTTTACCGGCAAACAATGTTTTAACGGATGCTACAGCTATGGCTATGCAGACTGGGTCAACCCGGCTGTATTTTGTAAACAAACCTATCAGCGGTGTACCTGCAGACCTTTGCTATTATGGTACCAACCCTGGCGTTAACAGTGGTAACCCCAGCGCTTTCCGGCTTAAAAACCAACCCCTTACAACAAATACTACCTCGCTCATTACCCGAATGACTATGGATACCCAGGGGCAGGGATATGCCATAACAGATGATGGCTTGGAATTTATCCGTTTCACGGCAGATGCCACCAGTGTTACTGTAACTAAACGTGGCGCTCTTGTCGATGACATAAGTAATGGCAGTAATAGTGTATTACTTGAGAACGGTGGTGATATTGTTTGTGATGGATCCGGCAACCTGATCCTGATCACTTTTGCGGGTAAGGTTTACAAAATAAACAACGCCGCTAATGACAATGTCGCTACCTGGGTGTACAGTATCCCTAATTTCCCTTCAACCGGCTGCCAGTCGGTAGCTATCGGTCCTGACGGAACTTTTATCATTGGCGGGCGTTATTTGAACGTGTATAAATATACGCTGTCTACTAATGCGTTTACACAATTGACTGCCACCGGCGGATTTGCAAGCATTGATTTTGCCAGCTGCACCATGCCGCCAAAACCGGCACGCGTAGCAGTAAACGAAACACCCACAGCTCCATTGAACGCTGAAGTATCGGCGCGGGTACTTCCCAATCCATTTAAAAAAGAACTGAATCTGCAGGTACAATTAACCACTGCAGAAAATGTAAAAGTGCGGTTGGTTGATTTTTATGGCAGAACCGTATATACCACCACGAGACAAATGGGAGCTGGAACTAATTCCCTGAACTTATCTGTTCCTGGCAACCTGAGCGCAGGTATTTATGTAGTAGATATCTGGGCCGGCAATAATCACTTGTTGCAGAAAAAATTAGTGAAGCAATAA
- the secA gene encoding preprotein translocase subunit SecA, whose product MLGFLSKMFGGSKSEKDISVIRPLVDQINKHFTAYQSLSNDQLRNKTQEFRARIKAHLEKIDNEIASLNKQAEELPFSDIVGKDALYQQVDALIKDRDKQIEEVLKEIHPEAFAVVKETARRFKENPEMVATATDLDRELSVKKEYITIQGNNSVFKNSWNAGGNSITWNMVHYDVQLIGGTVLHQGKISEMATGEGKTLVSTLPAYLNALAGEGVHIVTVNDYLAKRDSEWNGTIFEWLGLTVDCIDKHQPNSTERRQAYQADITYGTNNEFGFDYLRDNMVHTPEEMVQRKHHFAMVDEVDSVLIDDARTPLIISGPVPRGEDQQYHILRDRVRNLFEMQRQVVNKNLIDARKLFEGGDDDPKTGGLALMRAFRGLPKHSALIKFLSEPGTRVKLQKAENYYLADQQKQMPVVDEELFFHIDEKNNSVDLTDKGIQAITRSGEDPDFFVLPDIGFHLAEIDKSDLPSEDKLQRKEAILNEYTIKADRIHTVQQLLKAYTLFDKDVEYVVMDGQVKIVDEQTGRILDGRRYSDGLHQAIEAKENVKIEAATQTYATITLQNYFRMYHKLAGMTGTAVTEAGEFWDIYKLDVVTVPTNVTAVRKDQEDLVYKTKREKYKAVIEEIERLRAAGRPVLVGTTNVEVSELLSKMMQGKKIPHNVLNAKQHAREAQVVQEAGLAGAVTIATNMAGRGTDIKLGPGVKEAGGLAIIGTERHESRRVDRQLRGRAGRQGDPGTSQFYVSLEDDLMRLFGSERIASIMDRFGYKEGEVIQHSMITKSIERAQKKVEENNFGIRKRLLEYDDVMNKQRNVIYKKRNHALFGDRLALDLDNAFYIVAEGLVNSFQEQSDYEGFKLAAIVNFGIDSAITQEEFEKAKANDLAEKLYQEAIGRYQHKTEELQKQAVPVFQNIRNTQGGHIENVVVPFSDNKKGLQVLSGLNKTLETHGRELISALERQITLAVIDEAWKEHLRAMDDLKQSVQTAYLEQKDPLVIYKISAYDQFKQMDSDVNKDIISFLCHAGIPVEQQGPQQIREGHEQKTDMSRMRANKEEIDARGEDYAANENDQFSDEPIKHEPVRVGPKVGRNDPCPCGSGKKFKNCHGAGL is encoded by the coding sequence ATGTTAGGTTTTCTGTCAAAAATGTTCGGTGGAAGCAAGTCGGAGAAGGACATAAGTGTAATTCGTCCGCTTGTAGACCAGATCAATAAACACTTTACCGCTTACCAGTCGCTATCTAACGATCAATTGCGCAACAAAACCCAGGAATTCAGAGCCCGCATAAAAGCACACCTGGAAAAAATTGACAATGAAATAGCCAGCTTAAATAAACAGGCAGAAGAACTGCCTTTTAGCGATATCGTAGGGAAAGATGCTCTTTACCAACAGGTAGATGCCCTGATAAAAGATCGCGATAAGCAGATAGAAGAAGTACTGAAAGAAATTCACCCGGAAGCATTTGCCGTGGTGAAGGAAACAGCCCGCCGCTTTAAGGAAAACCCTGAAATGGTGGCCACTGCAACCGACCTCGATCGCGAGCTGAGTGTAAAAAAAGAATACATTACCATCCAGGGCAATAATTCCGTTTTCAAAAACAGCTGGAATGCTGGTGGCAACTCCATCACCTGGAACATGGTGCACTATGATGTGCAGCTTATTGGTGGTACAGTATTGCATCAGGGTAAAATTTCAGAAATGGCAACCGGTGAAGGTAAAACCCTGGTTTCTACCCTGCCGGCTTACCTCAACGCCCTGGCTGGCGAAGGGGTTCACATTGTAACCGTGAACGATTACCTGGCCAAACGTGACTCTGAGTGGAACGGGACCATTTTTGAATGGTTAGGTCTTACGGTTGATTGCATTGACAAACACCAACCCAACAGTACGGAAAGAAGACAAGCCTACCAGGCCGATATTACATACGGCACCAACAATGAATTTGGTTTTGACTACCTGCGCGATAACATGGTGCATACTCCTGAAGAAATGGTGCAACGCAAACACCATTTCGCCATGGTGGATGAGGTGGATAGCGTGTTGATCGATGATGCACGTACGCCGTTGATCATTTCCGGTCCGGTGCCCCGTGGTGAAGATCAGCAATATCATATTTTACGCGATCGCGTTCGCAACCTGTTTGAAATGCAAAGACAGGTAGTAAACAAAAACCTGATCGATGCCAGGAAGTTATTTGAAGGTGGTGACGACGATCCAAAAACAGGTGGTTTGGCATTGATGCGCGCGTTTCGCGGTTTGCCTAAACACAGCGCCCTCATCAAGTTCCTGAGCGAACCCGGCACCAGGGTAAAACTGCAAAAGGCCGAGAACTATTACCTGGCCGATCAGCAGAAACAAATGCCGGTGGTTGATGAAGAACTGTTCTTTCACATCGATGAAAAAAACAACTCGGTCGATTTAACCGATAAAGGTATTCAGGCCATCACCCGCTCCGGTGAAGACCCTGACTTCTTCGTTCTGCCCGATATTGGTTTTCACCTGGCAGAAATTGACAAGAGCGATCTTCCTTCAGAAGATAAACTGCAACGCAAAGAAGCAATTCTTAATGAATACACCATCAAAGCCGATCGTATTCACACCGTACAACAATTGCTGAAAGCATACACGTTGTTCGATAAAGATGTGGAGTACGTAGTAATGGATGGTCAGGTAAAGATCGTAGATGAGCAAACCGGCCGTATTCTCGATGGCCGCCGTTACAGCGATGGTTTACACCAGGCCATTGAAGCCAAGGAAAATGTGAAAATTGAAGCGGCCACGCAAACCTACGCTACCATTACCCTTCAGAACTACTTCCGGATGTATCACAAACTGGCTGGCATGACGGGTACAGCCGTAACCGAAGCCGGCGAGTTCTGGGATATTTACAAACTGGATGTGGTAACCGTTCCTACAAACGTTACGGCGGTGCGTAAAGACCAGGAAGATTTGGTGTATAAAACCAAACGCGAAAAATACAAAGCCGTAATTGAGGAAATAGAAAGACTGCGTGCTGCCGGCCGCCCGGTACTGGTTGGTACCACCAATGTGGAAGTGAGCGAATTGCTGAGTAAAATGATGCAGGGTAAAAAGATCCCGCACAACGTATTAAACGCCAAACAACACGCCCGTGAGGCACAGGTAGTACAGGAAGCCGGTTTGGCTGGCGCTGTTACCATTGCCACCAACATGGCCGGTCGTGGTACCGATATTAAGCTCGGACCCGGTGTTAAAGAAGCCGGTGGTTTGGCAATCATTGGTACTGAACGCCACGAAAGCCGCCGTGTTGACCGCCAGTTGCGTGGTCGTGCCGGCCGTCAGGGCGATCCCGGTACTTCTCAATTCTATGTTTCGCTCGAAGACGACCTGATGCGTTTGTTTGGTAGTGAGCGTATCGCCAGCATCATGGACCGCTTTGGTTACAAAGAAGGTGAAGTGATCCAGCACAGTATGATCACCAAGAGCATTGAGCGCGCACAAAAGAAAGTAGAAGAAAATAACTTTGGTATTCGTAAACGCCTGCTTGAATACGATGATGTAATGAACAAACAACGTAACGTAATTTACAAAAAACGTAACCACGCGTTGTTTGGCGACCGTCTGGCGCTTGACCTCGATAACGCCTTCTATATTGTTGCTGAAGGCCTGGTGAATTCCTTCCAGGAACAAAGCGATTACGAAGGGTTTAAGCTGGCAGCCATCGTGAATTTTGGTATCGACAGCGCTATTACCCAGGAAGAATTTGAAAAAGCCAAAGCCAACGACCTGGCTGAAAAATTATACCAGGAAGCTATTGGCCGTTATCAGCATAAAACCGAAGAACTGCAAAAGCAGGCAGTACCGGTATTCCAGAATATCCGTAATACACAGGGCGGCCATATTGAAAATGTGGTGGTACCTTTTTCTGATAATAAAAAAGGCTTACAGGTATTGTCCGGGCTGAACAAAACGCTCGAGACACATGGCCGTGAGCTGATCAGCGCACTGGAAAGACAAATAACCCTGGCTGTTATTGATGAAGCCTGGAAAGAGCACCTGCGTGCAATGGATGACCTGAAACAAAGCGTGCAAACAGCTTACCTGGAACAGAAAGATCCGCTGGTTATTTATAAGATCTCTGCTTACGATCAGTTCAAACAAATGGACAGCGATGTAAACAAAGACATCATCAGCTTCTTATGCCATGCAGGTATTCCTGTAGAGCAGCAGGGCCCTCAGCAGATCCGTGAAGGTCATGAACAAAAGACCGACATGAGCCGCATGCGCGCTAATAAAGAAGAAATTGATGCCCGTGGCGAAGATTATGCAGCGAATGAAAATGACCAGTTCAGTGATGAACCCATCAAGCATGAGCCGGTTCGTGTAGGCCCCAAAGTTGGCCGTAACGACCCCTGTCCTTGCGGAAGTGGCAAAAAGTTCAAGAACTGTCACGGCGCAGGATTGTAA
- the dprA gene encoding DNA-processing protein DprA: protein MTNDLLYQLALTHVPQIGCVHAKLLIEQFHSAEAIFKAGISQLEKTEGIGTVRAQHIKQFRDFAKLEKELDFIEKYKVKPLFLTHSEYPQRLLHCYDSPTMLFYRGNANLNAPRIVAVIGTRINSAYGKQLTENLVQALAQYNAVVVSGLAFGIDAIAHKTALQHNAATVGVLAHGLDCLYPTEHTNLAKEMIQQGGGLITEFCSDVTAEKHHFPIRNRIVAGMCDAVVVIETGTKGGSMITAELANGYNRDVFAYPGRVADAKSAGCNALIKNNKAILLTNAQELAESLGWNEPRPQKIQPQKELFINLNAEEKALVGLLSEKKPVHFDELNLKCGLSTSSLITAVLSLEMQNIVLALPGKMYQLA from the coding sequence ATGACAAACGATCTGCTATACCAGCTGGCATTAACGCATGTGCCTCAAATTGGCTGTGTACACGCCAAATTACTCATTGAACAATTCCATTCTGCTGAAGCTATTTTCAAAGCAGGTATTTCCCAACTCGAAAAAACCGAAGGCATTGGAACCGTGCGCGCCCAACACATTAAACAGTTCAGGGATTTTGCCAAACTTGAAAAAGAGCTCGATTTCATAGAGAAGTATAAGGTAAAACCGTTGTTCCTTACCCACTCCGAATATCCGCAACGGTTGTTACATTGCTACGATTCCCCCACCATGTTGTTTTACCGCGGCAACGCCAATCTCAATGCTCCGCGTATAGTAGCTGTTATTGGCACCCGTATTAATTCGGCTTATGGTAAACAACTCACCGAAAACCTGGTGCAAGCCCTGGCCCAATACAATGCGGTTGTTGTAAGCGGGCTGGCATTTGGCATAGATGCCATTGCCCATAAAACAGCCCTTCAACATAATGCCGCTACCGTTGGTGTGCTGGCGCATGGCCTCGATTGCCTGTACCCCACAGAACATACCAATCTGGCAAAAGAAATGATACAACAGGGAGGTGGCTTAATAACAGAATTCTGCAGTGATGTTACCGCCGAAAAACACCATTTTCCCATTCGTAACCGCATTGTTGCCGGCATGTGCGATGCCGTAGTAGTCATTGAAACCGGCACCAAAGGTGGAAGTATGATCACCGCCGAGCTGGCAAATGGCTATAACCGCGACGTATTTGCCTATCCAGGCAGGGTAGCCGATGCCAAAAGTGCAGGTTGTAATGCGCTAATCAAAAACAATAAGGCAATTTTGCTCACAAATGCACAGGAATTGGCAGAATCTCTTGGCTGGAATGAACCACGCCCTCAAAAAATTCAGCCCCAAAAAGAACTCTTTATTAATTTAAATGCCGAAGAAAAGGCACTGGTTGGCCTGCTCAGCGAAAAAAAACCGGTTCACTTCGATGAATTAAATCTGAAATGCGGGCTAAGCACCAGTTCACTGATCACCGCCGTACTCAGCCTCGAAATGCAAAATATAGTTCTGGCGCTCCCCGGTAAAATGTATCAGTTAGCATAA
- a CDS encoding OmpA family protein gives MIKKLFTISICTTLLWSAARAQYDPDKVSKKAKALFEKAYGIAMNGNYAESIKTLQDATKLEPRFLEAYLSIAGLYFEQKNYKNAIENYEKAKGIDSSWFREYNLPYSINLAGVGEFQKALKAIDEFLSVPNINEQSKKAADYRRKTYQFAIDYANQHPAGSYKFAPQNMGDSINSDQLEYFPTFTIDDQDFIFTRRVNGNEEFYESHFVDGHWSKAVPLPGDINSSLNEGASNISQDGQWLIFTGCNFPYGYGSCDLYISYLTPQGWSKPENMGNRINTESWESAPSLSPDKRDLYFASGRPGGYGGQDLYVTHQLPNGRWSEPENLGPEINTIGDESAPYIHADNQTLYFTSGGHLGYGGTDLFMAKKQGKGWSKPVNLGYPINTIENEGSLVVAADGKTAYYTSDRSDSRGGLDLYTFELRDDVRPARTLWVKGKVFDKKTLKGLPSGVELTDLGTREVLSRVQTDATGNYLITLPVGKDYAFNVKRRGYLFFSENFSLSRKTPDSTYKIDIPLQPIEANASVVLKNIFFESGKFELKPESTIELDNIFQLMKENPTLKIQISGHTDNVGKAADNMALSNNRAQAVVNYLVSKGIEQARLGFKGYGATQPVADNTSEAGRAQNRRTELQVVSQ, from the coding sequence ATGATTAAAAAATTATTTACAATATCCATTTGCACTACCCTTTTATGGTCAGCAGCCAGGGCACAATACGACCCTGATAAAGTGAGTAAAAAGGCAAAGGCCCTTTTTGAAAAAGCCTATGGCATTGCCATGAATGGCAATTATGCAGAAAGTATTAAAACACTGCAGGATGCTACCAAACTGGAACCCCGCTTCCTGGAAGCTTACCTGTCTATTGCAGGTTTGTATTTTGAACAGAAGAACTATAAAAACGCCATAGAGAATTACGAGAAGGCAAAAGGCATTGACAGCTCCTGGTTCAGGGAATACAACCTCCCCTACTCTATTAACCTGGCAGGTGTGGGTGAATTTCAAAAAGCTTTAAAGGCCATAGATGAGTTTTTATCGGTTCCTAACATCAATGAACAAAGTAAGAAAGCTGCAGACTACCGCCGTAAAACCTATCAGTTTGCAATCGACTACGCCAATCAACATCCCGCAGGCAGTTACAAATTTGCCCCGCAGAATATGGGCGATAGCATCAACAGCGATCAGCTGGAATATTTTCCAACGTTTACCATCGATGACCAGGATTTTATTTTTACCCGCCGCGTAAATGGCAATGAAGAATTTTATGAATCTCATTTTGTAGATGGCCACTGGTCAAAGGCCGTTCCTTTACCAGGTGATATCAATTCAAGCCTGAACGAAGGCGCCTCGAATATTTCGCAGGATGGCCAATGGCTTATATTTACGGGTTGCAATTTCCCCTATGGATATGGAAGCTGCGATTTGTATATTTCTTATCTAACCCCTCAGGGCTGGAGCAAACCCGAGAACATGGGCAACCGCATTAATACGGAGTCCTGGGAATCGGCGCCAAGCCTTTCGCCCGATAAACGCGATCTGTATTTTGCAAGCGGCCGCCCCGGCGGTTATGGTGGCCAGGACCTGTACGTTACCCACCAGTTGCCCAATGGCCGTTGGAGCGAGCCCGAGAATCTTGGACCTGAAATTAATACTATCGGCGATGAGAGTGCTCCCTATATTCATGCCGATAACCAAACGCTTTATTTTACGTCGGGTGGGCACCTGGGTTATGGCGGCACCGATCTGTTCATGGCGAAAAAACAGGGTAAGGGCTGGAGCAAACCTGTTAACCTTGGCTATCCCATCAACACCATTGAGAATGAAGGCAGCCTGGTGGTAGCCGCTGATGGTAAAACCGCTTATTATACCAGCGACCGCAGCGATAGCCGTGGCGGCCTTGACCTGTATACTTTTGAACTGCGTGATGACGTACGACCGGCCAGAACACTGTGGGTAAAAGGAAAGGTATTCGACAAGAAAACATTGAAAGGATTGCCTTCCGGTGTTGAGCTAACCGACCTGGGCACCCGCGAGGTATTAAGCAGGGTTCAAACCGATGCTACCGGTAATTATCTTATTACTTTACCGGTAGGTAAAGATTATGCGTTCAACGTAAAACGCCGGGGATACCTGTTCTTCTCTGAAAACTTTTCATTAAGCCGGAAAACACCCGACAGCACATACAAGATCGACATTCCGTTACAACCCATAGAAGCCAATGCAAGCGTTGTGCTGAAGAACATCTTTTTTGAATCGGGTAAGTTTGAGTTGAAACCGGAATCGACCATTGAACTGGATAACATTTTCCAGTTAATGAAAGAGAATCCCACGCTTAAAATTCAGATCAGCGGCCATACCGATAATGTTGGAAAGGCAGCCGATAATATGGCGCTTTCCAATAATCGCGCGCAGGCTGTAGTGAATTACCTGGTAAGTAAGGGTATTGAACAGGCACGCCTTGGTTTTAAAGGTTATGGCGCCACACAACCTGTTGCAGATAATACCAGTGAAGCAGGCAGGGCACAAAACAGAAGAACTGAATTGCAGGTTGTAAGTCAATAG
- a CDS encoding 7-carboxy-7-deazaguanine synthase QueE yields MTNVSIAVQYPVMEAFYTLQGEGYHQGKAAYFVRLGGCDVGCVWCDVKDSWEAGKHPLQSIEEIVTGASAFPGRMAIVTGGEPLMHNLDALTDALHAAGFATNIETSGAWPVSGSWDWICLSPKKFKAPLPEILPLANELKVVIFNKSDFEWAEKYAALVSPACKLFLQPEWSKSAVVTPLIIDYIKDNPRWEFSLQLHKYIHVP; encoded by the coding sequence ATGACAAACGTTTCAATAGCCGTTCAATATCCCGTAATGGAAGCCTTCTATACCTTGCAAGGCGAAGGATATCACCAGGGAAAAGCAGCTTATTTTGTTCGCCTGGGCGGATGCGATGTGGGTTGTGTTTGGTGCGATGTAAAAGACAGCTGGGAAGCCGGCAAACACCCGTTGCAATCCATTGAGGAAATTGTAACCGGCGCCAGTGCATTCCCCGGCCGTATGGCCATAGTTACCGGCGGCGAACCGTTGATGCATAACCTCGATGCATTGACCGACGCCCTGCATGCTGCCGGCTTTGCCACCAATATTGAAACTTCCGGCGCCTGGCCGGTCAGCGGTTCCTGGGACTGGATCTGTTTATCCCCTAAAAAATTCAAGGCCCCGCTTCCTGAAATACTCCCATTGGCCAACGAATTGAAAGTAGTGATCTTTAACAAAAGCGATTTTGAATGGGCTGAAAAATATGCCGCCCTTGTTTCACCTGCCTGTAAATTATTCCTGCAACCCGAATGGAGTAAATCGGCTGTTGTAACCCCACTTATCATTGATTACATCAAGGACAATCCAAGGTGGGAGTTCTCACTTCAACTACACAAATACATTCATGTGCCTTAA
- the folD gene encoding bifunctional methylenetetrahydrofolate dehydrogenase/methenyltetrahydrofolate cyclohydrolase FolD → MKILDGQLVSQATKDELKIKVAQLVAEGKKVPHLAAVLVGNNGASETYVGSKVKTCEEIGFHSTLIRLEDTITEFKLLEAIEKLNNDPDVDGILVQLPLPKHISDEKVINAIDPAKDVDGFHPVSVGKMVQGLPTFIPATPHGIMLMLEHYKIDTKGKHAVVIGRSNIVGRPMSILLSANTNPGNCTVTICHSATKNLKELCLQADIIVAALGKPEFVTADMVKDGAIIIDVGITRVADATKKRGYALKGDVQFDTVSPKCSWITPVPGGVGPMTIAALMKNTYKACTDKN, encoded by the coding sequence ATGAAAATTTTAGACGGGCAGCTTGTATCCCAGGCAACAAAGGATGAACTGAAAATTAAAGTGGCTCAATTGGTAGCGGAAGGTAAAAAAGTACCGCATTTGGCCGCCGTACTGGTTGGTAACAATGGAGCCAGTGAAACCTATGTAGGTTCTAAAGTAAAAACCTGTGAAGAGATCGGATTCCATTCAACCCTCATTCGCCTCGAAGATACCATCACCGAGTTCAAATTGCTGGAAGCAATTGAAAAGTTGAACAACGATCCTGATGTGGATGGTATTCTGGTACAATTGCCTTTGCCTAAACATATTTCTGACGAAAAGGTGATCAACGCCATTGATCCGGCAAAAGATGTGGATGGTTTTCATCCGGTGAGTGTAGGTAAAATGGTGCAGGGCCTTCCTACTTTTATTCCCGCTACCCCGCACGGCATTATGCTGATGCTGGAACATTATAAAATAGATACCAAAGGCAAACACGCTGTTGTTATTGGCCGTAGCAATATTGTGGGCCGCCCCATGAGCATATTACTGAGCGCCAATACCAACCCTGGAAATTGCACGGTTACCATTTGCCATTCGGCTACTAAAAATTTAAAAGAACTCTGCCTGCAAGCCGATATCATTGTGGCTGCCCTGGGCAAGCCTGAATTTGTTACGGCCGACATGGTGAAAGATGGCGCTATTATAATTGACGTAGGTATAACCCGGGTTGCCGACGCTACTAAAAAAAGAGGCTATGCCTTAAAAGGCGATGTGCAGTTTGATACTGTTTCGCCCAAATGCTCCTGGATAACACCCGTACCAGGTGGTGTTGGTCCCATGACAATAGCCGCGCTGATGAAAAATACTTACAAGGCTTGTACAGATAAGAATTAG